From one Montipora capricornis isolate CH-2021 chromosome 10, ASM3666992v2, whole genome shotgun sequence genomic stretch:
- the LOC138021077 gene encoding uncharacterized protein: MVEAKVSLQIMLSSVVFLLFFRQNAESRPIVSPFYKPPPGQEYEKINAIRDHTYEEFYGKGKKNKISHTAKKSLSSSSMKLTREALLKATSAQTTALVAAAEAARSSLEISELAQKAQDISVKRALWALKTIKVAAKAEEVAVNAIQTMFI; the protein is encoded by the exons ATGGTAGAAGCAAAAGTCAGTTTACAGATCATGTTATCTtctgttgttttcttgttgttctttCGACAAAATGCAG AAAGCAGGCCCATAGTGTCCCCATTTTACAAGCCTCCTCCAGGACAAGAGTACGAGAAGATAAATGCTATAAGAG aTCATACCTATGAAGAATTctacggaaaaggaaagaagaacaAGATAAGTCATACAGCCAAAAAATCTCTCTCGTCATCCAGCATGAAACTGACACGAGAAG CTTTATTAAAGGCAACATCGGCTCAAACCACCGCACTTGTTGCTGCTGCCGAGGCCGCGCGTTCTTCCCTGGAGATCTCGGAACTAGCTCAAAAGGCCCAGGATATCTCGGTGAAAAGGGCACTGTGGGCACTGAAAACCATTAAAGTTGCAGCAAAAGCCGAGGAAGTGGCAGTGAACGCAATACAAACGATGTTCATCTAA